A portion of the Sabethes cyaneus chromosome 3, idSabCyanKW18_F2, whole genome shotgun sequence genome contains these proteins:
- the LOC128742248 gene encoding DNA repair endonuclease XPF translates to MSLEGDEDLDNELACSAEQAEKQVLRSDEIKEEQALEDLVNAEEFLAAHGIAMLEYERQMFFDLLHSDALVVCAKGITYEKVLLNLLKIFCDPSTLVLVINCSDFEEKLYTSLLDRQHIHESSTNAAEREKNYLLGGIQFISTRILVVDLLKNRIPVELTTGLFVVKAHEIIESCQEAFALRLYRQKNKTGFVKAFSKNVEAFTYGYGHVEKVMRNLFVKELFVWPRFHGSIQKSLKPFEPVVVEMQVPMTQNMILLQSNILDIMNYLVKNIKTLNRNVELQEVTVENCVTKKFHKILQAQLDTIWHQLSSQTKLIVADLRSLRNLMISTIYHDAVTLYATMKKYRSTDYALSNSGWTILDSAEKMFNIAKERVFNRNDEFEPEFCPKWKVLSDVLRQDIPADIKDTAKKIRKQDERTKYLRQQVKVLILCQDARTCYQLYQYLIQGPEKYLFYTAMKNDVVVSKLSQSYSHISHRTEENPFKIEQIESHVKPVQTEAKRESFTAKADSSKQNVGFLNERIARRRVEAAKKAAEEDEMQRREQDDEQGSTKLSEMESELFSKDENEELICFRDSYILTMSQKGDATRTVTGDDDDDEDNLFNATHLECGEFESFAELENLDVTRIVNESNQPLVFIQTFKSEINGFTSLDRTLEEIKPRYIIMYHSNVTAIRTIEIFEARRQRQELARVRVYVIIHSKTVEEQSYLTALRREKQAFELLIETKRTMVVPEYQDGKSEDSITMLQKRQEISSRQAGGQQANEETIVTPRIIVDMREFRSDLPCLIHRRGIEVVPLTITVGDYILTPEICVERKSISDLIGSLNSGRLYNQCVQMTRCYSKPILLIEFDQNKPFHLQRHFMMSGDSASSNADITQKLQLLTLHFPKLKLVWSPSPYATAQLFEELKQGKMEPDPEAAVLVGSDEAGGPAEVESIADRSNPNIHDFLIKLPGITSKNIAKVMRKCKNLKELLQRSEEELTELLGNQVQAKMMRQILHESHKPVQGEAYEKQFVSKFKRGMNRKYC, encoded by the exons ATGAGTCTAGAGGGTGATGAAGATCTCGATAACGAATTGGCATGCTCGGCAGAGCAAGCAGAAAAGCAGGTCCTCCGGTCAGATGAAATTAAAGAAGAACAAGCTCTTGAAGATTTGGTAAATGCTGAAGAATTTCTCGCGGCTCACGGAATCGCAATGCTGGAATATGAGCGGCAAATGTTTTTTGATTTACTTCATTCTGATGCATTAGTCGTATGCGCTAA AGGAATAACGTATGAAAAAGTTTTACTCAATCTGCTGAAAATTTTTTGTGACCCTTCAACATTAGTCTTAGTGATCAACTGCTCAGACTTCGAGGAGAAATTATATACTTCACTTCTGGACCGCCAGCACATCCACGAATCATCCACCAATGCTGCTGAACGCGAGAAAAATTATTTACTGGGCGGTATTCAATTTATCAGCACCAGAATTTTGGTGGTAGACTTGCTCAAAAACCGTATACCTGTGGAACTAACAACAGGATTGTTCGTTGTCAAGGCACATGAAATCATTGAATCATGTCAAGAAGCTTTTGCTCTCCGTTTGTATCGCCAAAAGAACAAAACTGGATTTGTGAAAGCGTTTTCAAAAAACGTGGAAGCTTTCACTTACGGTTATGGGCACGTAGAAAAAGTTATGCGCAATTTGTTCGTCAAAGAGCTCTTTGTATGGCCTCGGTTTCATGGGTCCATTCAAAAGTCGCTCAAGCCGTTCGAACCAGTGGTTGTTGAAATGCAAGTTCCCATGACTCAAAACATGATTCTATTGCAAAGTAATATACTGGACATAATGAATTATCTagtaaaaaatatcaaaactctCAATCGTAACGTTGAATTGCAAGAAGTGACAGTAGAAAACTGCGTAAcaaaaaaatttcacaaaatcctGCAAGCCCAGCTGGATACTATCTGGCATCAATTGAGTTCACAGACTAAATTGATTGTAGCGGATTTAAGGTCTCTCCGCAATTTGATGAT ATCAACGATTTATCATGACGCTGTTACATTATATGCGACTATGAAAAAATATCGTTCTACCGATTATGCCCTCAGTAATTCGGGATGGACTATTCTAGACTCAGcagaaaaaatgtttaataTAGCAAAAGAGCGCGTTTTTAACAGAAACGATG AATTTGAACCAGAGTTCTGTCCAAAGTGGAAAGTACTCTCTGACGTTCTTCGGCAAGATATTCCCGCAGACATAAAAGATACAGCGAAAAAAATACGCAAACAAGATGAAAGGACAAAATACTTGCGTCAGCAAGTTAAGGTACTTATACTTTGTCAGGATGCTCGAACATGTTATCAGTTGTACCAATATCTTATCCAAGGGCCTGAGAAGTATCTTTTCTATACGGCAATGAAGAATGATGTGGTAGTTTCTAAGTTAAGTCAAAGTTATAGTCATATTAGTCATCGCACAGAAGAAAACCCATTCAAAATAGAACAAATTGAGTCTCATGTCAAACCAGTGCAAACGGAGGCTAAAAGGGAATCCTTTACTGCAAAAGCAGATAGTTCAAAACAAAATGTTGGATTTCTCAATGAAAGAATTGCGAGGCGACGAGTAGAAGCGGCAAAGAAAGCCGCCGAAGAAGATGAGATGCAAAGACGGGAACAGGACGATGAACAAGGTTCTACGAAACTCTCCGAGATGGAGTCTGAATTGTTCTCCAAAGATGAAAACGAAGAATTGATTTGTTTTCGTGATTCTTATATACTAACAATGTCACAAAAAGGAGATGCAACACGTACTGTCACtggtgatgacgacgacgatgaagaCAATCTATTCAACGCGACGCATTTGGAGTGTGGGGAATTCGAGTCTTTTGCAGAGCTTGAAAACTTGGACGTCACAAGAATTGTAAACGAAAGCAATCAGCCGTTAGTATTTATTCAAACCTTTAAAAGCGAAATCAACGGGTTCACCTCTTTAGATCGGACCTTGGAAGAAATTAAACCACGTTACATTATTATGTATCACAGTAACGTTACAGCTATACGAACAATTGAGATATTTGAAGCTCGCAGACAGCGGCAGGAACTGGCAAGGGTTCGTGTATACGTAATTATTCATTCTAAAACTGTCGAAGAGCAATCATATCTAACCGCACTACGAAGAGAGAAGCAAGCTTTTGAATTGTTAATTGAAACAAAACGG ACAATGGTGGTTCCTGAGTATCAGGATGGCAAATCTGAAGATTCAATAACAATGCTACAAAAAAGGCAGGAAATCTCTTCTCGTCAAGCGGGTGGACAACAAGCAAATGAAGAAACCATTGTTACTCCAAGGATAATTGTAGATATGCGAGAATTTCGATCAGATTTACCTTGTTTGATTCACCGACGAGGAATCGAAGTAGTTCCACTAACAATCACG GTTGGAGATTATATTCTTACGCCAGAGATCTGTGTGGAACGTAAATCAATTTCCGATTTGATTGGTTCACTTAATTCCGGACGCTTGTATAACCAGTGTGTCCAGATGACGCGGTGTTACAGTAAACCAATCCTACTAATTGAATTTGACCAAAACAAGCCTTTCCATCTACAGAGGCACTTTATGATGTCTGGAGACTCAGCGTCTTCAAATGCAGATATAACACAAAAATTACAGCTACTGACTTTACATTTTCCAAAATTAAAACTAGTTTGGTCTCCAAGTCCTTATGCCACAGCCCAGCTATTTGAGGAATTAAAAcaagggaaaatggaaccagacCCAGAAGCAGCTGTGTTAGTTGGATCCGATGAAGCTGGCGGGCCAGCTGAGGTCGAGAGTATTGCTGATCGCTCAAATCCGAACATTCACGACTTTCTCATCAAACTTCCTGGTATCACATCGAAAAACATCGCAAAGGTAATGCGCAAATGTAAAAATCTAAAGGAACTGTTACAGAGATCCGAGGAAGAGCTTACAGAACTGTTAGGGAATCAAGTACAAGCCAAAATGATGCGACAAATTTTGCACGAGTCTCATAAACCTGTGCAGGGAGAAGCTTATGAAAAACAGTTTGTATCCAAGTTCAAGCGCGGTATGAatagaaaatattgttga